ATTCCCCCATAGAGTGTGAAGTCCGTGATTGCAAGGCGCTCACCAGTTTTGATCTTCTCCTCCACCAGCGATGGTGTGTCCACCTGACTACTGAGTGGCATCTCGACAACTGTGGTGACTCCTCCAGCAGCAGCCAGTATTGTTCCAGTGGTGAAGTCCTCATGGTCCAGCATAGCCTCGTCGTGAAGGTGCGCGTGCCCATCGATTAATCCGGGCATCAATATCTTGTTGTGTGCGTCAATGGTTTCCGCGGCTGGCGGGAGATGTAGATCCGTCGCTATTGCAGTAATCTTTCCATCCACGACTGCCAGTCCGCCGTGTACAATTCCGGTTTCCAATAGAAGTTTGGCATTTCTGATGACCAAATCCACTTCATTTGTCACTTGGTTGCCTCCTCTCTCTCCTCTATCCCCCACCAACAGGCGGAAAAATCGCAATCGAGTCACCTTCAGTCAGTATCGTGTCATTTCCGTCAAGGAGTTCTGTTCGTTTACCATTCACCATACAGGAATAAAAGCGTTTCAAGTTACCAGTCTCAGGGTCTAGTACATTATCTGTGAAGGCCGTGCCAAACATCTCGGCGAGAGCATCCAATACATCCTGTATCGTGTTCGCCTCTAGCTCTACATTTCTTGTCCCCAGTGCTTCACGAACAGATGCAAAGAACTTCACAGTCACTCGCGCCAACTGTCATCACTCATATTAATCTACGACCGCATGTTTTAATCGTTGTCGATTGGACGGATTATTCGGTCCCAGCGAAAAGTAGAAGTCCTTACGTACATTGAAAGATAGTATACTGCTTCTAGGAGCGTCGAATGTGTGGAGATACTAGTCGTCGGACATCTCAGTCGAGATTTTCTCGTGACCCCTGAGATGCAACGTGAGGCACTTGGTGGAGGCACGGCCTATGCTATGTTGGCCCCTACCCTTGAAGCACTTGGCGCTGGTATTGTCACCCGAGTCGGTCGTGATTTTGAGCAGCAGTATATTGACTCCCTGCGGAACTCCGGACTTGATCTCACAGGGATGCGTACTAGCGGTCCCACATCGACACGCTTCGTTAACGAGTACGATGAACATGGTGAGCGCACTCAGCGTATTGAGGCCCTTGCCCCTCCTCTGCGGGGTGAAGACTATCTTCCGCACCATTACGACACAAACATTGTGCATTTCTGTCCGCTGACTAATGATGAGGTTCATCTGTCCTGTATTGAGGCCATGGCCTTCAGGCGTGTCCTTGTATCTCTTGATGTGCAGGGTTTTCTCAGGCCAAGCAGGATCGGTCCTGTTGAACCTGTGGAATGGGGCGATCCCGAACGGGTTCTACGGCATGTTGATGTGATGAAGGCCGATGAGGAAGAGATTCTGCTTGCGATGCAGACGGACTCGGAAGAAGTGGCTGTGCAACGAGCGCTCCAGCATGGCCCACAGATTGTTATTGTGACTCGTGAGAGAAAAGGTTCTACAATTTTCACCACTAAATCACACTGGGATATTCCCGCAGTCGTTGGCAGTCGGCTTGTCGATGAGACCGGAGCTGGCGACACCTACATGGTCGGTTTCCTGTTGGAATATGTGCGGTCAGGCGATGTCAGGAGAGCAGGTCTCTTTGGAGCGACCTGTGCATCCTTTAATCTGGAACACGTCGGCCCCTATCATATGCCGAGCAGGAAGCAGGTCGAAGAGCGAATGCTTCACTACATGTAGCACTCACGGGAAGGCTTATTCATATGATTCGTGCTTAGAATGACGAGGGTTAGACTATGCTTGAAGATCTTGATCGGCTCATGGAGCACGAAGGTATTGATGCCTTTGTTGCCGAGGGAAATGCCTTTGAGGTTCCTGATATTTTCTGGTTGACCGGATTCCGCTCGCCTGACACTGTGACCTATCTTCATAATCGTGGTGAGCCGCCCCTTGTAGCGACCGGCTTTAACACACTGGAACGACTTCACAAAGAGAGTTTTGTTAGCAAGACCTACGACCTCACAGAGATCTATCTGTCTCTGATGCGTGAGAACAAGCGTGCCAGTGAAAATCCCGAGCTCATCTATGGTCCGCTCTTGAAGGACGAGTTCTCAGGTGACGTGATCGGCGTCCCTGATCATATTCCGGCCAGTGTGCTTGTTGCTATCCAGGGGTTGGGCTACAAGATCAAGGTAGTGCCTGACCTTATCAAGGAGGCTCGTGCCACAAAGTCGCGCAAGGAGATCCGCACGATCACCAAGGCTGGACGGGCAACTATCGATGCGGTTTCGAAGGTCATCTCGATGATCAAGGATTCGGACATCGGGCCCAAGAACAATCTACTCTATAATGGCCAGACTCTCACGGCTGGGGACATCAAGCTTGCTCTTGATCATTCCCTTCTCGATCAGCGCGCTGAGGCGGCTGAGGACTCGATCGTGGCTGTTGGGAAGAAGGGGTATGACTTTCATTATTTGGGGCGGCCACGCGACCCTCTCAAGGCAGGAGTGCCTATAATCATTGATGTGTTTCCCAGACTCAAGCTTGATCGATATGTTGCCGATGTCACACGCACTGTCGTAAAGGGGCCTGTCACTGATGACGTAAGGAAGATGTTTGATGCTGTCATTGATGCGGCTAATGCCTCTGCCGAGGCGCTCCGTGATGGGGCTAAGATCGATGATATCAATATGGCATGTTACAATACCCTGAAACAACATGGGTTCGCCTCACGCAAGCTGAACCCCGAGGCACAAGAGGGAATGCTTCATGGTCTTGGTCATGGTATTGGCCTTGAGGTTCACGAGCTACCCAGTTTCTATCATTATGATGATCACTTCGCTGAGGGTCATGTTGTTGCAGTTGAGCCCGGTCTGTACTTGAAGCGGATTGGTGGGGTCCGCGTGGAGAACGATTTTGCTGTCACAAAGGGAAAGGCAAAGCTTCTGACCACTGGTCTTGATCCGTACCAGTTCGTATAATCACCGACCACTATCTCAACGACATAGCATGTGGTGGACAGATAGAGGTACAGAGGCCGCAGGCAACGCATCTGTCACTGTCCACCCGTACCTCTTTCTCTTCACGATCCACCTTGATTGCTCCATAGACACAGGATTTCTCACACAACCCACAGAGGGTGCATGTGTCCATGTCGATCTGGACTGGTGGCCTTGACTGCTCATTATGTCTGAGATGAGGTATGGCCATTCCCACAATGTCCCATAGCGAGTCATACTGATGATTTCTCAACCATGTCGCAATCCCGCGAGCAATTGTCCCATAGACCGAGGGGCCATTCAGGATCGCCGCAGTGCATACCTCGACGAGACTGGCACCCGCCATCATGAACTCTATCGCATCCTCCCCCGTTGTAACACCACCTACTCCTATGATGGGCCTGTCAACTACTGAGGCAATGTCCGCGACGCAACGTAGTGCAATAGGTTTCAGGGCCGACCCGCTCATCCATCCAAGTCCTCCCTCACTGCCTAACATGGGCCTTCCGGTCTCGATATCGATTCTCAGGCAGGGACCAAAGGTATTGATTGCAACAAAACCGTCTACATACCTCTCCAGCGACTTGGCCACTTTTGCCACATCGACCTTTGGACTCAGCTTGGCAAAGATGGGGATATCCACAGCCTCGCGTAATGCCTTTGCGATCTCGACATGGCCTCCAACGTAATGCGTGGAGAACTCTATGGCGTGGACCCCAGCCTTCTGGACCTTTGGAGCGACCTCGGCGACTTCCTCTGGAGTGTATCCCACACTAGCAATCACCGGGAGACCTGAACTCAGGGCTATCGGGTACTCTTTCTCGAGCCATTGCTCAAGAGGCAGCTCACTCCATAGCTCGGCATTGAGCAATCCCTTTCTGGCACCGACTCGTCCCCGATCAAGAGCGGCCATGTTCGGGTTTGGCACCTCTGCTGGCTTGACGCTCACGGTCTTGGCGACAAGTCCTCCGGCACCCCCACCCATAGCCTCAAGGAGTGTCATGCCATCGCGTGCAGCAGGGCCTGCTGCGGTCAACACGGGATTTCTGAACTTGAGACCGGCTACTTCGAGATGGAGGTCTGTCATAGTTGAACACTCACTCCGTTGCTTAAGAGGTATCTGCCATGCTATTTGGCTATCATTCCGCGTGCCTCGAGATCCTCTGCGACATAGTCAAGTCCGAGTTCCATCAGCCTCTCCCGCTTGGGGAATCCCGTCTTTTTGTCGCAGCCACGAAAGTCATAATATTCGTCAAGCATCTGATCCAAGTCCGGTAGTCCGCCCTTTGCTGGGCCTGTCGGCATGGCCTCCTTGAGTAATCTATGGGGAAGGGTCTCATCTTTTCGGGTGATTCCCAGTCTGTGATTGTATGCTCTTCTCAGGTGTGCGATTCTACGGCTCGCCTGCCTGACATAGGCAACATCACCCCATTCGGTCATTCCGGTCAGATGTGGTAGCACGTTGGCAAAGGTCTCATAGTAGTAGACCGGAGGCCACATTGTCCCATACTTGCAGATGACCGCCGAGTCCACAAGGGCATAGAGATTCTCCATATCCCAGATGAGTTCGCCTTTGTAGTCCGGCGACATAATGTCCAGAATCTTGTCGGCCTTCTCCTTGCCAAACCTCTCAATGACGATCTCCGGGTACCCAAGCTCCTCAAGGCTCGAGAGACTGCGCAGATGATCCGCTCCTCTCACGTTGGTCGCATATGTCAATCCTACTGATTGGTGCGCTCGTGGATCCTGTCCCGATGCCTCGAGACCCTTGACGTGAATTGCGTATCGCCACGCATCTCCGCCGAACTTCTCAGCGGCTCTTCGTGTACCCAGTGAGAGTACCTCGCCCAGTCCTTCTCTCTTGGCGATCTGTTCTACAAGCTCGACCATCGTGTCAATATTACCCCAAGTGAGTTCCAGACCGCCTGTCATACTTGCGTCGAGGATTCCCTTCTCCCAGAGTTCCATTGCGAACCCGATGGACTTGCCACAGGAGATCGTGTCCATTCCCAATTGGTCACATCTCTTTCCAAGATACATGATGGACTCGATGTTGTTGTTCAGACAGTTGGAACCAAAGGCCATCAGGGTCTCGTACTCTGGCCCACCCGCAGGGGCACTGGCAAACCTGCCGTCTCTCACACGATAGATGTACTTGCATCCGATAGAGCAGCCATGACATGCCTCTTGGGCAATGCGATATCGTTCTGCAATTATCTCGGGTCCTATGTCATCAGCATGCTCGTAAAACCCGGTCCAGTGGTTCTTGGTGGGCAGTCTGCCGATCTCATTGATAATAGCCACGAGGTCTGTGGTACCATACTTTCTGAGAGAACCTAATGATTCGGCCCATAACGGATCTCTAAGCTTTTCCATCTCCTGTCTATTGGCCTCGAGGTATTTTTCCATGTCATATGCTTCAAGCGGAAGAGATCCGCTTGCTGCAATACCTTTGAGATTCTTCGAGCCCATTACTGCTCCAAGTCCGGTACGTCCGGCTGCTCTGTAAAAATCAATTATCACACTGCCATAGAGCACCTGTCTCTCTCCCGCTGGGCCAATGACGGCGGTCTCTATGGAGGGGTCTCGTAGTTCTTCTCTGATCATTCTAGTTGTGACATCGGTCTCTCGACCCCACAAGTGCTGTGCGTCCCTTAATTCAGCCTCGCCATCTCGAAGAAAGAGATAGACCGGCCTTGGAGATCTGCCACTGATGACAATGAGATCAAATCCCGCATATTTCATCTCTGGGCCAAAGAATCCGCCTGAGTGGCTCTCCGCCCAAATACCTGTGAGCGGGCTCTTTGAGGCGAACATCATTCTGCCTGAGGGTGAGAACATCACTCCCGTGAATGGACCTGTTCCCACAACAAGGACATTCTCTGGTGATAACGGCTCTGTTTCTGGTCCTGTGCGCTCCCAGAGAATTTTAGATGAGATGCCCGTGCCTCCCAGATAGAGGCGTGCCCACTCTTTGACCATATCTTTGACAATGGTCTTACCCTTTGTCAGATCGACTTCGAGGTATTTACCAGCATATCCCTTGTATGGAAATGTCATTGTTGTTCCTCCTGAGCTATACCTAGCATGGTCGCCACACGTGCAATGTTGTGGTCTCGTATCGCGAGTCCATCCAAGTCTGCTGCGACAAGTTGTATCGCTCCGTACTCGCAGGCGGCGACACAGGCCGGATCACCTCCACAGAGGTCACATTTGATCGCGTATCTCTCAATAGGGTCCAACGTGATTCCTCCATACTTGCATGCTGTCACACAGGCTCCACATCCTATACATCGGGCCTCATCTACAGTCAGGACCCCCGCCTCATTATAGTCAAGGGCACCTGTTGGACATGCCTCCATACAGAGTGGATGTTCACATTGTAGGCAGACTACGGGAATGACAAGATTCCGAGCCTCATCCCTGATCACTTGGATCCGTGCTCGGCGAGGATTGAAGGTTGAAGTATGATGGACCGAACATGCAAGTTCGCAATTTCTGCATCCCGTGCAAAGATCGATATCAATGGTGAGGAATTCTCTCAAAGTGGGCCGCTCCCTATTGATTAGTCGGGCCTTCTCATTTGTGATAGTTGCCTCTTTAAGTTGTTGGCTATAGAGTTCGAGGACCGATTATGCTACTCAACGTACCATGCTTGGACGTGCGTCTTTGTCATGTGGCCCATACCAGCATTTTTTCCAACAAGTGTTTTACAAATAGGTGTTCATAAGAAAGTATATCTGTAATGCATGACTTCCGAATCTCGCCTTCCTGCATTCATTCATTGTGGATTGTTATAGCATTGAACAACTCATCTGATTCGACCTCCCACGACAACCCCAGCCCGCAAAAGATGCGAGCAATTCTTGATGGAATCCCTATAGCCGTCTTTATCATCGATTCAAATCTTGGCACACACTATGCCAATCCAGCAGCTCGTGAACTTGTTAAATTGGAGACCATAAAACTCACTGGCCACCTCTCTTTTCTCTCCTTTATCTCTCCAGAATGTCGTTCTGCCGTCAAGGACTTTTTGACCTCTCCATCCGCGATGCATAAAAAATATACTTTTAGGACCTATTTCTACACGAATGGTATTCGGCTTCCTGCCGAGCTCACAGTGACCAAGGCCGATGATCCCAAAGATGGCCTTCTCATCTATGCCTGTGATATGTCTCGCAGTAAGAAGCCGGCTGACTATCCGATGGACCAAGAAGATCTCTTTCGCGTGATTGTCGAATCCTCGAACGTCGCAGGAATACTCATTGTTGATGATCAGTATCGATTTATCTATGCAAATGCAAAATTTGCACGAATGCTGGGGACAAAGCAGCAAAACATGATCGGTCATGATTTCAGAGAGTGGTTGCATCCTGACGATATTGGGATGGTCGCGGGTAGGTATGCTGCACGGCAAGAAGGTATCTCGGTGCCTCCCGTTTATGAGTTCCGTATTATCCGCGAGAATGATCGGCAGGTCCGAATCATGCGTATTCACAGTACGGTCCTTGTGGGAATGGATGGCAATGTGTACACCATCGCTATTGTCATTGATGTGACCGATGAGGTACGCAGCAGACAAATGCTTG
This Candidatus Thorarchaeota archaeon DNA region includes the following protein-coding sequences:
- a CDS encoding aldehyde ferredoxin oxidoreductase family protein, translated to MTFPYKGYAGKYLEVDLTKGKTIVKDMVKEWARLYLGGTGISSKILWERTGPETEPLSPENVLVVGTGPFTGVMFSPSGRMMFASKSPLTGIWAESHSGGFFGPEMKYAGFDLIVISGRSPRPVYLFLRDGEAELRDAQHLWGRETDVTTRMIREELRDPSIETAVIGPAGERQVLYGSVIIDFYRAAGRTGLGAVMGSKNLKGIAASGSLPLEAYDMEKYLEANRQEMEKLRDPLWAESLGSLRKYGTTDLVAIINEIGRLPTKNHWTGFYEHADDIGPEIIAERYRIAQEACHGCSIGCKYIYRVRDGRFASAPAGGPEYETLMAFGSNCLNNNIESIMYLGKRCDQLGMDTISCGKSIGFAMELWEKGILDASMTGGLELTWGNIDTMVELVEQIAKREGLGEVLSLGTRRAAEKFGGDAWRYAIHVKGLEASGQDPRAHQSVGLTYATNVRGADHLRSLSSLEELGYPEIVIERFGKEKADKILDIMSPDYKGELIWDMENLYALVDSAVICKYGTMWPPVYYYETFANVLPHLTGMTEWGDVAYVRQASRRIAHLRRAYNHRLGITRKDETLPHRLLKEAMPTGPAKGGLPDLDQMLDEYYDFRGCDKKTGFPKRERLMELGLDYVAEDLEARGMIAK
- a CDS encoding 4Fe-4S dicluster domain-containing protein, producing MREFLTIDIDLCTGCRNCELACSVHHTSTFNPRRARIQVIRDEARNLVIPVVCLQCEHPLCMEACPTGALDYNEAGVLTVDEARCIGCGACVTACKYGGITLDPIERYAIKCDLCGGDPACVAACEYGAIQLVAADLDGLAIRDHNIARVATMLGIAQEEQQ
- a CDS encoding Xaa-Pro peptidase family protein, whose translation is MLEDLDRLMEHEGIDAFVAEGNAFEVPDIFWLTGFRSPDTVTYLHNRGEPPLVATGFNTLERLHKESFVSKTYDLTEIYLSLMRENKRASENPELIYGPLLKDEFSGDVIGVPDHIPASVLVAIQGLGYKIKVVPDLIKEARATKSRKEIRTITKAGRATIDAVSKVISMIKDSDIGPKNNLLYNGQTLTAGDIKLALDHSLLDQRAEAAEDSIVAVGKKGYDFHYLGRPRDPLKAGVPIIIDVFPRLKLDRYVADVTRTVVKGPVTDDVRKMFDAVIDAANASAEALRDGAKIDDINMACYNTLKQHGFASRKLNPEAQEGMLHGLGHGIGLEVHELPSFYHYDDHFAEGHVVAVEPGLYLKRIGGVRVENDFAVTKGKAKLLTTGLDPYQFV
- a CDS encoding carbohydrate kinase family protein, encoding MEILVVGHLSRDFLVTPEMQREALGGGTAYAMLAPTLEALGAGIVTRVGRDFEQQYIDSLRNSGLDLTGMRTSGPTSTRFVNEYDEHGERTQRIEALAPPLRGEDYLPHHYDTNIVHFCPLTNDEVHLSCIEAMAFRRVLVSLDVQGFLRPSRIGPVEPVEWGDPERVLRHVDVMKADEEEILLAMQTDSEEVAVQRALQHGPQIVIVTRERKGSTIFTTKSHWDIPAVVGSRLVDETGAGDTYMVGFLLEYVRSGDVRRAGLFGATCASFNLEHVGPYHMPSRKQVEERMLHYM
- a CDS encoding MoaD family protein, which gives rise to MTVKFFASVREALGTRNVELEANTIQDVLDALAEMFGTAFTDNVLDPETGNLKRFYSCMVNGKRTELLDGNDTILTEGDSIAIFPPVGGG
- a CDS encoding 4Fe-4S binding protein is translated as MTDLHLEVAGLKFRNPVLTAAGPAARDGMTLLEAMGGGAGGLVAKTVSVKPAEVPNPNMAALDRGRVGARKGLLNAELWSELPLEQWLEKEYPIALSSGLPVIASVGYTPEEVAEVAPKVQKAGVHAIEFSTHYVGGHVEIAKALREAVDIPIFAKLSPKVDVAKVAKSLERYVDGFVAINTFGPCLRIDIETGRPMLGSEGGLGWMSGSALKPIALRCVADIASVVDRPIIGVGGVTTGEDAIEFMMAGASLVEVCTAAILNGPSVYGTIARGIATWLRNHQYDSLWDIVGMAIPHLRHNEQSRPPVQIDMDTCTLCGLCEKSCVYGAIKVDREEKEVRVDSDRCVACGLCTSICPPHAMSLR